In Micromonospora sp. WMMD980, the following are encoded in one genomic region:
- the metG gene encoding methionine--tRNA ligase, whose product MSHVLAAVAWPYANGPRHIGHVSGFGVPSDVFARYMRMAGHDVLMVSGTDEHGTPIQVQADAEGVTPRELADRYNRVIAEDLRALGLSYDLFTRTTTRNHYAVVQELFTGLHRNGYIVAKVTTGAISPSTGRTLPDRYIEGTCPICGYDSARGDQCDNCGNQLDPIDLIDPKSKINGETPEFVETEHFFLDLPALADALRQWLDTREGWRPNVLRFSRNLLDDLQPRAITRDLEWGVPIPLAGWQDRSDKRIYVWFDAVIGYLSASIEWARRTGDPEAWRKWWSADGEGKDARGYYFMGKDNIVFHSVIWPALLGGYSGEGARDGEPGELGRLNLPTEVVSSEYLTMEGRKFSSSRKVVIYVRDFLERYDADALRYFIAVAGPESNDTDFTWAEFLRRNNDELVAGWGNLVNRSVSMAAKNFGAIPPVDPAGLTDADRALLDTAKAGFGVVGDLIARHRQKQAIGEAMKVVAEANKYLSEQAPWKLKGDDDKPRMGTILHVALQVVSDANTLLTPFLPHSAQQIHELLGGTGVHAPMPVIEEVDDLDGGPAYPVLTGDYTVGARWESVPLAVGRPLAAPKPVFRKLDPSIVDEELARLAG is encoded by the coding sequence ATGAGTCACGTTCTCGCCGCGGTCGCCTGGCCCTACGCCAACGGCCCGCGCCACATCGGCCACGTATCCGGATTCGGCGTTCCCTCCGACGTCTTCGCCCGGTACATGCGGATGGCCGGCCACGACGTGCTCATGGTCTCCGGCACCGACGAGCACGGCACCCCGATCCAGGTGCAGGCCGACGCGGAGGGGGTGACCCCGCGCGAGCTGGCCGACCGATACAACCGGGTGATCGCCGAGGACCTGCGGGCGCTGGGCCTGTCGTACGACCTGTTCACCCGCACCACCACCCGCAACCACTACGCGGTGGTGCAGGAGCTGTTCACCGGGCTGCACCGCAACGGCTACATCGTCGCGAAGGTCACCACCGGGGCGATCTCCCCGTCCACCGGCCGCACCCTGCCCGACCGCTACATCGAGGGCACCTGCCCGATCTGCGGCTACGACAGCGCGCGCGGCGACCAGTGCGACAACTGCGGCAACCAGCTCGACCCGATCGACCTGATCGACCCCAAGTCGAAGATTAACGGCGAGACGCCGGAGTTCGTGGAGACCGAGCACTTCTTCCTCGACCTGCCGGCCCTGGCCGACGCGCTGCGGCAGTGGCTGGACACCCGGGAGGGCTGGCGGCCCAACGTGCTCCGGTTCTCCCGCAACCTGCTCGACGACCTCCAGCCCCGGGCCATCACCCGGGACCTGGAGTGGGGCGTGCCGATCCCCCTGGCGGGCTGGCAGGACCGGTCGGACAAGCGGATCTACGTCTGGTTCGACGCGGTGATCGGCTACCTGTCCGCGTCCATCGAGTGGGCCCGGCGCACCGGCGACCCCGAGGCGTGGCGGAAGTGGTGGTCGGCGGACGGCGAGGGAAAGGACGCCCGGGGCTACTACTTCATGGGCAAGGACAACATCGTCTTCCACTCGGTGATCTGGCCGGCGCTGCTCGGCGGCTACTCCGGCGAGGGCGCCCGCGACGGCGAGCCCGGCGAGCTGGGCCGGCTCAACCTGCCCACCGAGGTCGTTTCCAGCGAATACCTGACCATGGAGGGTCGGAAGTTCTCCTCCTCCCGCAAGGTGGTCATCTACGTCCGGGACTTCCTGGAGCGCTACGACGCCGACGCGCTGCGCTACTTCATCGCGGTCGCCGGCCCGGAGAGCAACGACACCGACTTCACCTGGGCCGAGTTCCTGCGCCGCAACAACGACGAGCTGGTCGCCGGCTGGGGCAACCTGGTCAACCGGTCCGTCTCGATGGCGGCGAAGAACTTCGGCGCGATCCCGCCGGTCGACCCGGCCGGGCTCACCGACGCCGACCGGGCGCTGCTGGACACCGCGAAGGCCGGCTTCGGGGTCGTCGGCGACCTGATCGCCCGGCACCGGCAGAAGCAGGCCATCGGCGAGGCCATGAAGGTGGTCGCCGAGGCCAACAAATACCTGTCCGAGCAGGCGCCGTGGAAGCTCAAGGGCGACGACGACAAGCCGCGGATGGGCACCATCCTGCACGTCGCCCTCCAGGTGGTCAGCGACGCCAACACGCTGCTCACCCCGTTCCTGCCGCACTCCGCGCAGCAGATCCACGAGCTGCTCGGCGGCACCGGGGTGCACGCGCCGATGCCGGTGATCGAGGAGGTCGACGACCTCGACGGCGGGCCGGCGTACCCGGTGCTGACCGGTGACTACACGGTCGGCGCGCGCTGGGAGTCCGTACCCCTGGCGGTGGGCCGGCCGCTCGCGGCGCCCAAGCCGGTGTTCCGCAAGCTCGACCCGTCCATCGTCGACGAGGAGCTGGCCCGCCTCGCCGGGTGA
- the rsmI gene encoding 16S rRNA (cytidine(1402)-2'-O)-methyltransferase: protein MGEMSELGRLVLLGAPLGNPADASTRFREVLATADVVAAEDTRRLTRLARDLDVTVAGRIVSYFEGNEERRTPELADVLAAGYTVALVTDGGMPSVSDPGYRLVRAALEVGVPVTAAPGPSAVTTALALSGLPCDRFCFEGFLPRTPGARRSRLRALAGEERTLVLFEATHRIGGALADLADAFGPDRPAALCRELTKTYEEVVRRPLGELAEWAAANEVRGEITLVVAGAPATPAVRPDDDALRAAVAEREAAGASRRDAITEVATAYGLRRREVYAVVHR, encoded by the coding sequence GTGGGGGAAATGTCCGAGCTAGGGCGGTTGGTGCTGCTCGGTGCGCCGCTGGGCAACCCGGCCGACGCCTCCACCCGGTTTCGCGAGGTGCTCGCCACCGCCGACGTGGTCGCCGCCGAGGACACCCGCCGGCTCACCCGGCTGGCCCGCGACCTCGACGTCACCGTCGCCGGCCGGATCGTCTCCTACTTCGAGGGCAACGAGGAACGGCGCACCCCGGAACTCGCCGACGTGCTCGCCGCCGGCTACACGGTCGCCCTGGTCACCGACGGCGGCATGCCGAGCGTCTCCGATCCCGGCTACCGCCTGGTCCGCGCCGCGCTGGAGGTCGGCGTCCCGGTCACCGCCGCGCCGGGGCCGAGCGCGGTCACCACCGCGCTGGCGCTGTCCGGGCTGCCCTGCGACCGGTTCTGCTTCGAGGGCTTCCTGCCCCGTACCCCCGGCGCCCGCCGCTCCCGCCTGCGCGCGCTCGCCGGCGAGGAGCGCACGCTGGTGCTCTTCGAGGCGACGCACCGGATCGGCGGGGCGCTCGCCGACCTGGCCGATGCCTTCGGCCCGGACCGGCCCGCCGCGCTCTGCCGGGAGCTGACCAAGACCTACGAGGAGGTGGTCCGCCGGCCGCTGGGCGAGCTGGCCGAGTGGGCCGCCGCCAACGAGGTACGCGGCGAGATCACGCTCGTCGTGGCCGGTGCGCCGGCGACGCCGGCGGTCCGCCCGGACGACGACGCGTTGCGTGCCGCGGTGGCCGAACGCGAGGCGGCCGGCGCGTCGCGGCGGGACGCGATCACCGAGGTCGCCACCGCGTACGGCCTGCGCCGCCGCGAGGTCTACGCGGTGGTGCACCGCTGA